A part of Myxococcus landrumus genomic DNA contains:
- a CDS encoding xanthine dehydrogenase family protein molybdopterin-binding subunit, with product MSETLEQDPAVPAKLDRRRFLTWVIASPTLMVAARLGLDVPSAEAAPQSQTHSETALSLSIAIQDNGRVIATLPRTEMGQGITTAVAMLVAEELDLPLEHVEVRSANADSRYLIQLTGLSSTMRYLAGPLRAAAADARARLVTAAALRWKVLAFPLTTAGGEVLAPDGRKAGYGELAVEAARVLLPLVSTQPKDPSEYTLVGQPTGRIDARDIVTGAARYALDLDLPDALPTVVARPPTLRGTVQSLDDTAARAMPGVVGVVRLESGVAVVAQNFAQAFAARDALNITWRPGPASPLSDGDIRTKLRDAIGPKPLPPLFTARTLEGRFDFPYLAHAPMETQSCVAHVRGNQADIWLGAQDPKFAQREVAKALGWVLAPHQVSVHVLRAGGGFGRRFFNEAAVEAALVSRAVGKPVKLMWSRNDDMRHGRFRPASHHRILAHVGPGGGLLGWNHRAAIPTVEFPHGFGDAVTALVGELLPDVTSAVFFTLTQHLPYRFGLVTQELREVSIPVPTASFRSVFTSQVGVANEVFIDQVARELRVDPVELRRSRLSSSRLKAVLDKVVAEGHWGRALPPGVAQGVAVLEEWNSAIAHLVEVDVTGTEPRVLRVVIAADVGLPINPKGIEAQLQGAAVDAMSTTLSAGIHIDAGAVREGSFADYHWLRMKHVPADIQVHLVRSDDRVGGVGELGYPSAAAALTNALARATGTMPTHFPILDKGV from the coding sequence ATGTCGGAAACGCTCGAGCAGGACCCCGCCGTGCCCGCGAAGTTGGACCGGCGTCGATTCCTGACCTGGGTCATCGCCTCGCCCACGTTGATGGTCGCCGCGCGGCTGGGATTGGACGTCCCTTCCGCCGAGGCGGCGCCGCAATCCCAGACACATTCCGAGACAGCCCTCAGTCTGTCCATTGCCATTCAAGACAATGGACGGGTCATCGCCACGCTCCCGCGCACGGAGATGGGCCAGGGCATCACCACGGCCGTGGCCATGCTCGTCGCCGAAGAGCTCGACCTGCCGCTCGAGCATGTCGAGGTGCGCAGCGCCAACGCGGACTCGCGCTACCTCATCCAGCTCACCGGCCTGTCGTCGACGATGCGCTATCTGGCGGGCCCGCTTCGCGCGGCGGCGGCGGATGCTCGCGCGCGGCTGGTCACCGCCGCGGCCCTGCGCTGGAAGGTGCTGGCCTTCCCTCTCACCACGGCGGGCGGCGAGGTGCTCGCGCCCGATGGCCGGAAGGCGGGCTATGGAGAGCTGGCCGTGGAGGCCGCGCGGGTGCTGCTGCCCTTGGTCTCCACGCAGCCCAAGGACCCCAGCGAGTACACGCTGGTGGGCCAGCCCACCGGACGCATCGACGCGCGCGACATCGTCACCGGCGCGGCGCGGTATGCGCTGGACCTGGACCTTCCCGACGCGCTTCCCACCGTCGTGGCGCGGCCCCCGACGCTGCGAGGCACCGTCCAGTCCTTAGACGACACCGCCGCGCGGGCGATGCCCGGTGTGGTGGGCGTGGTGCGGTTGGAGTCCGGCGTGGCCGTGGTGGCCCAGAACTTCGCGCAGGCCTTCGCGGCGCGGGACGCGTTGAACATTACCTGGCGGCCAGGGCCCGCCAGCCCCCTGTCCGACGGGGACATCCGAACGAAGCTGCGGGATGCCATCGGCCCCAAGCCCCTGCCTCCGCTGTTCACCGCGCGGACCTTGGAGGGACGCTTCGACTTCCCCTACCTCGCCCACGCGCCCATGGAGACGCAGAGCTGCGTGGCGCACGTGCGAGGGAATCAAGCGGACATCTGGCTGGGCGCCCAGGACCCCAAGTTCGCGCAGCGCGAGGTGGCCAAGGCGCTGGGCTGGGTGCTCGCGCCGCACCAGGTCTCCGTGCATGTCCTCCGGGCGGGTGGCGGCTTCGGCCGCAGGTTCTTCAACGAGGCCGCGGTGGAGGCGGCGCTCGTGTCGCGCGCCGTCGGCAAGCCCGTGAAGTTGATGTGGAGCCGCAACGACGACATGCGCCACGGGCGCTTCCGCCCCGCGAGCCACCACCGCATCCTCGCCCACGTGGGCCCGGGTGGAGGACTGCTCGGCTGGAACCACCGCGCCGCGATTCCCACGGTGGAGTTTCCGCATGGCTTCGGCGACGCCGTCACCGCGCTCGTCGGAGAGCTGCTGCCCGACGTGACGAGCGCCGTGTTCTTCACCCTCACCCAGCACCTGCCCTACCGCTTCGGGCTGGTGACACAGGAGCTGCGCGAGGTCTCCATCCCCGTCCCCACCGCATCCTTCCGCTCGGTGTTCACCAGCCAGGTGGGCGTGGCCAACGAGGTCTTCATCGACCAGGTGGCTCGCGAGCTTCGGGTCGACCCGGTGGAGCTGCGGCGCTCGCGGCTGTCGTCCTCGCGACTCAAGGCCGTGCTGGACAAGGTGGTGGCCGAGGGACACTGGGGCCGCGCGCTGCCGCCGGGCGTCGCCCAGGGCGTCGCGGTGCTGGAGGAGTGGAACAGCGCCATCGCCCACCTCGTGGAGGTGGATGTCACGGGGACGGAGCCCCGGGTGTTGCGCGTCGTCATCGCCGCGGACGTGGGGCTGCCCATCAACCCCAAGGGCATCGAAGCGCAATTGCAGGGCGCGGCGGTGGACGCGATGTCCACGACGCTGAGCGCTGGAATCCACATCGACGCGGGCGCCGTGCGTGAAGGCAGCTTCGCGGACTACCACTGGCTGCGCATGAAGCACGTCCCCGCCGATATCCAGGTGCACCTGGTCCGGTCGGATGACCGCGTGGGCGGCGTGGGGGAGCTGGGCTATCCCAGCGCCGCGGCAGCGCTGACCAATGCCCTGGCCCGCGCCACCGGAACGATGCCCACCCACTTTCCCATCCTCGACAAGGGAGTCTGA
- a CDS encoding (2Fe-2S)-binding protein, with protein sequence MPAHQFILNGQSVSVELPSDVPLLWVLRDVLGVKGPKYGCGVGVCGACTSHLDGEAFRPCIHPVGELAGREVMTIEGLGASGLHPVQEAWIAEDVAQCGFCQPGQIMAAVALLRTNLQPSDADIDAAMSDNVCRCGTYVRIRAAIKRAALLLRNGATAR encoded by the coding sequence ATGCCGGCCCATCAGTTCATCCTCAATGGTCAAAGCGTGTCGGTGGAGCTGCCCTCGGACGTGCCGCTGCTCTGGGTGCTGCGCGATGTCCTGGGCGTCAAGGGGCCCAAGTACGGCTGTGGCGTGGGCGTGTGTGGCGCGTGCACCAGCCACCTGGATGGCGAGGCCTTCCGTCCCTGCATCCACCCCGTCGGCGAGCTGGCTGGCCGCGAGGTGATGACCATCGAGGGGCTGGGCGCATCGGGGCTGCATCCCGTGCAGGAGGCGTGGATTGCCGAGGACGTGGCCCAGTGTGGCTTCTGTCAGCCCGGGCAAATCATGGCCGCCGTCGCCCTGCTGCGAACGAACCTCCAGCCCTCCGACGCGGACATCGACGCCGCCATGAGTGACAACGTCTGTCGCTGCGGCACCTATGTCCGCATCCGCGCCGCCATCAAGCGCGCGGCCCTCCTGCTCAGGAATGGCGCCACGGCCAGGTGA